From the genome of Psychroserpens ponticola, one region includes:
- a CDS encoding ABC transporter permease, with protein sequence MFKRDRWDEILEALNANKLRTAMTAFGVAWGIFILVVLLALTNGLRNGVLKDFGDFATNSMFMWTQGTSKPYKGLPKGRYFNYKIDDVAAIKSQIPSLKYVSPRNQLGGFRGNNNVVRGTKTGAFEIYGDYPEYIKQQPMDVIQGRFISYSDIDAKRKICVIGAGVVKGLYDKGEKTLGTYIKINGVNFLVVGTFKMSNSQGNSEEEASTIYIPFTTFGQAFNRGDRVGWMAITAEDNVPITTVKQQVFDLMKSRHKVHPDDDRAIGHFDLAEEFGRINGLFTILAFVGYFVGILVLASGIIGINNIMLIVVKERTKEIGIRRALGATPWMVKGQILQESLILTILSGMVGVSFAAIIIWGMNAVLDSVGEVENFANPSVDISVILTALLILVVSGLLAGLIPANGATKMKPVDALRVE encoded by the coding sequence ATGTTTAAAAGAGATCGTTGGGATGAAATATTAGAAGCTTTAAATGCAAACAAGCTTAGAACTGCTATGACAGCATTTGGTGTCGCTTGGGGTATTTTTATTCTTGTGGTTCTTTTGGCACTTACTAACGGATTAAGAAATGGTGTCCTAAAAGATTTTGGGGATTTTGCTACCAATTCTATGTTCATGTGGACTCAAGGAACTTCAAAACCATATAAAGGTTTGCCTAAAGGACGTTATTTTAATTATAAAATTGATGATGTAGCTGCTATTAAATCTCAAATTCCTAGCCTGAAATATGTATCTCCAAGAAATCAATTGGGAGGATTTAGAGGAAATAATAATGTAGTTAGAGGAACAAAAACTGGAGCATTTGAAATATATGGAGATTATCCAGAGTACATCAAACAACAACCTATGGATGTTATTCAGGGCCGTTTTATTAGTTATTCAGATATTGATGCAAAACGAAAAATTTGCGTGATTGGTGCTGGAGTCGTAAAAGGATTGTATGATAAAGGTGAAAAAACGCTTGGAACTTATATCAAGATAAATGGTGTTAACTTTTTAGTAGTTGGTACATTTAAAATGAGCAATAGCCAAGGGAATAGTGAGGAAGAGGCAAGTACAATTTATATCCCGTTTACCACATTTGGGCAAGCATTTAATAGAGGAGATCGAGTTGGATGGATGGCAATCACTGCCGAAGATAATGTGCCTATTACAACGGTAAAACAACAAGTTTTTGACCTCATGAAGTCAAGACATAAGGTGCATCCAGATGATGATCGTGCCATTGGACATTTTGATTTAGCTGAAGAGTTTGGACGAATAAACGGGTTGTTTACCATACTTGCTTTCGTAGGTTATTTTGTTGGCATATTAGTATTGGCATCAGGAATTATTGGGATAAATAATATTATGCTAATTGTTGTAAAAGAACGTACAAAAGAAATTGGTATCCGAAGGGCCTTAGGTGCAACACCTTGGATGGTGAAAGGACAAATTTTACAAGAAAGCTTAATATTAACTATTTTGTCTGGTATGGTAGGTGTTTCATTTGCAGCAATAATAATTTGGGGAATGAATGCTGTTCTGGATAGTGTTGGTGAGGTTGAAAATTTTGCGAACCCGAGTGTTGATATATCTGTTATATTAACAGCATTATTAATTTTAGTAGTATCTGGATTATTAGCAGGCTTAATCCCAGCAAATGGTGCAACCAAAATGAAACCTGTAGACGCATTGAGAGTAGAATAA
- a CDS encoding efflux RND transporter periplasmic adaptor subunit, protein MKRTRTIIILLIIVFGFLGALYFFWLKGQEDPVKYTSEEPSEQTIVVKTVATGSIVPKEEILIKPNISGVIEEIFIEAGEYVKQGDLIAQIRVIPNVSNLTSAKNNISSNSNALQTAEINFKTQQAIYDRQKALFDKGVISANQFDEINNTYLQAKQRVGQARIDVTQSRQNYDIIKTGTTSGLGSVAQTQVRATVSGMVLDVPVKAGNQVIEANNFNEGTSIASLADVKQMIFEGKVDESEVGKIKEGLPLEITVGAIEDQKFDAILDYIAPKGVEENGAIQFEIKGTLKKMDSIFIRAGLSANASIILEKAEKVLAIKEALVQYDDETKKPYVEVEVGDQKFERKELELGISDGIFVEVKSGITKDDKIKVWNQIQGFE, encoded by the coding sequence ATGAAAAGAACAAGAACAATTATCATTTTACTTATTATAGTATTCGGTTTTTTAGGAGCCTTATATTTCTTTTGGCTTAAAGGTCAAGAAGATCCAGTAAAATATACTTCTGAAGAGCCTTCAGAGCAAACTATAGTAGTTAAAACAGTGGCTACAGGAAGTATTGTTCCTAAAGAAGAAATACTAATAAAGCCTAATATTTCTGGTGTTATTGAAGAAATATTTATTGAAGCTGGCGAATATGTAAAGCAAGGTGATTTGATTGCACAAATTAGAGTCATTCCTAATGTGTCAAACCTTACAAGTGCAAAAAATAATATCTCATCGAATAGTAATGCATTGCAAACTGCTGAGATTAATTTTAAAACGCAGCAAGCGATCTATGATCGTCAAAAGGCTTTATTTGACAAGGGTGTTATTTCTGCTAATCAATTTGATGAAATTAATAATACGTATTTACAGGCGAAACAACGCGTTGGACAAGCAAGAATTGATGTGACTCAATCACGTCAGAATTACGATATTATAAAAACAGGAACAACATCAGGTTTAGGAAGTGTGGCTCAAACTCAAGTAAGAGCAACCGTTTCTGGAATGGTGTTAGACGTGCCTGTAAAAGCAGGAAACCAAGTCATTGAAGCTAATAACTTTAATGAAGGAACTTCAATAGCATCTCTGGCAGACGTGAAGCAAATGATTTTTGAAGGAAAAGTTGATGAAAGTGAAGTAGGGAAAATTAAAGAAGGCTTACCTCTAGAAATTACGGTTGGAGCCATTGAAGACCAGAAATTTGATGCAATTTTAGATTATATTGCTCCAAAAGGTGTTGAAGAAAATGGTGCCATTCAGTTTGAAATAAAAGGAACACTTAAAAAAATGGATTCAATATTCATTAGAGCGGGCTTAAGCGCTAATGCTTCAATTATCTTAGAAAAAGCTGAAAAAGTACTAGCGATTAAAGAAGCTTTAGTGCAATACGATGATGAAACTAAAAAACCTTACGTTGAAGTTGAGGTTGGAGATCAAAAATTTGAAAGAAAAGAATTAGAATTAGGAATTAGCGATGGTATCTTTGTTGAGGTTAAAAGTGGCATCACAAAAGACGATAAAATTAAGGTTTGGAACCAAATTCAAGGTTTCGAATAA
- a CDS encoding TolC family protein, with protein sequence MKKSIIIALLLCGVLVNAQEKKWTLLECVNHALENNISIAQSELDVNLADINKNQARSNFLPTLSANGSYSVNTGANINPATNQFENNTFRSVSGAINSGVNIFSGLANWKTLQRAKINKMASEYRLDKMKDDISLFVANSFLQILFNREQLKVLMSQNDVTKGNIENTQQLVDAGVLPRGDLLELKATDATQLQQIIAAENTLFISKLGLAQMLQLKDYETFDISDDDYGLVGGDILEKQATEIVEKAKEEVNDVKIAQTNFELAEKDLELQKTNYYPTLSGFWGYNTRWASTQLNPFTGEDIPFIDQLYLFDGTSVGVQLNVPIFNRFTTRNNVKRSKVEVERSKYLLEQAKIDLESTVYQAYNDAKNSKKTYEAALQTEEARLLAFEYAKERYDVGMSNAFDFNQSRIVYENSQSDVIRTKYDYIFKLKVLEFYFGLPITDLN encoded by the coding sequence ATGAAAAAATCAATCATCATAGCATTACTTCTTTGTGGAGTTTTAGTCAACGCACAAGAAAAAAAATGGACATTATTAGAGTGTGTTAATCATGCTTTAGAAAATAATATTTCTATTGCACAATCTGAGCTAGATGTAAATTTAGCCGATATAAATAAGAATCAAGCAAGAAGTAATTTTCTACCCACTTTAAGTGCAAATGGATCCTATAGTGTTAATACTGGAGCTAATATTAATCCAGCTACCAATCAGTTTGAAAACAATACGTTTAGATCTGTTTCTGGCGCAATTAATTCTGGCGTCAATATTTTTAGTGGCCTTGCGAATTGGAAAACACTTCAGCGTGCTAAAATTAATAAAATGGCCTCAGAGTATCGTTTAGATAAAATGAAAGACGATATTTCATTATTTGTAGCAAATTCATTTTTGCAAATTCTTTTTAATAGAGAGCAACTTAAAGTTTTAATGTCTCAAAATGATGTTACAAAAGGAAATATAGAAAACACCCAACAATTAGTGGATGCAGGAGTACTTCCTAGAGGTGATTTATTAGAATTAAAAGCCACAGATGCAACGCAACTTCAACAAATTATTGCTGCTGAGAACACCTTATTTATTTCAAAATTGGGCTTAGCTCAAATGTTACAATTGAAAGATTATGAAACTTTTGATATTTCAGATGATGATTACGGATTGGTTGGAGGTGATATCTTAGAAAAACAAGCTACTGAGATTGTTGAAAAAGCAAAAGAAGAAGTCAATGATGTAAAAATAGCACAAACCAATTTTGAATTAGCAGAAAAAGATTTAGAATTGCAAAAAACCAATTATTATCCAACGCTTTCAGGATTTTGGGGTTATAATACAAGATGGGCAAGTACTCAATTAAATCCATTTACTGGAGAAGATATTCCTTTTATTGATCAATTGTATTTATTTGATGGTACATCGGTTGGTGTTCAATTGAATGTTCCTATCTTTAATAGATTTACAACTCGTAATAATGTAAAACGTAGTAAAGTTGAAGTTGAGCGTTCAAAGTATCTATTAGAACAAGCCAAAATAGACTTAGAATCAACGGTATACCAAGCGTATAATGATGCTAAAAATTCAAAAAAAACGTATGAGGCTGCTTTGCAAACAGAAGAAGCTCGTCTATTAGCCTTTGAATATGCAAAAGAACGTTATGATGTAGGGATGTCAAATGCATTTGATTTTAATCAATCTCGTATTGTTTACGAAAACTCTCAATCTGATGTAATACGAACAAAATATGATTATATTTTTAAGCTCAAAGTCTTAGAATTTTATTTTGGGCTACCAATAACCGACTTAAATTAA
- a CDS encoding efflux RND transporter periplasmic adaptor subunit: MSKTVKICLLVLVILIAALVIGKTMGWFGEKGNHKEVEIKKVTLVDIVETVSATGKIQPEVEVKISSEVSGEILELPFKEGQQVKKGDLLVRVNPDLIQSAVSRSQATYQNIKAGLEQAEATLKQAKADYDRNKSLFDKGVISKADWDRSTAAYETAVAGRSSAYYSVQSAAASVNEANDNLSRTEIYAPMSGTISLLNVELGERVVGTQQMAGTEILRVANLNNMEVEVDVNENDIVKVQIGDSTIVEVDAYLKKEFKGIVTEIANSAAGTLTADQVTNFRVKVRILEESYLDLMEGKPDFYSPFRPGMTATVDVITDKRNKIVAVPISSIVIKTDTSSVKKDYKQRSSETIKPESEEKFECVFISENGEAKLRVVKTGIQDDTNIEVISGLKENDEIITGPYNIVSKTLNSGDKIKDKNTGKDEEVSSDE; the protein is encoded by the coding sequence ATGAGTAAAACAGTAAAAATTTGCCTTCTTGTTCTTGTCATCCTTATAGCCGCTTTAGTGATTGGGAAAACAATGGGTTGGTTTGGTGAAAAAGGTAATCATAAAGAAGTAGAAATAAAGAAAGTTACTTTAGTTGATATCGTTGAAACAGTTTCTGCAACAGGAAAGATTCAGCCAGAAGTAGAAGTGAAAATTTCAAGTGAGGTTTCAGGTGAAATCCTTGAACTTCCCTTTAAAGAAGGTCAACAAGTAAAAAAAGGAGACTTACTCGTTAGAGTTAATCCAGATTTAATTCAATCTGCTGTAAGTCGATCACAAGCTACATACCAAAATATTAAAGCAGGTTTAGAGCAAGCTGAAGCAACATTAAAACAAGCTAAGGCAGATTATGATAGAAACAAATCGCTTTTTGATAAAGGGGTTATTTCTAAAGCAGATTGGGACAGATCAACTGCAGCTTATGAAACTGCAGTTGCAGGAAGAAGTTCTGCATATTATAGTGTTCAAAGTGCAGCAGCTTCTGTAAATGAAGCAAACGATAATTTGAGTCGTACTGAAATATATGCTCCAATGAGTGGTACGATATCGCTGCTTAATGTAGAGTTAGGTGAACGAGTTGTAGGAACTCAGCAAATGGCAGGTACAGAAATATTAAGAGTAGCCAACCTTAATAATATGGAAGTTGAGGTTGATGTTAATGAAAATGACATTGTAAAGGTTCAAATTGGCGATTCTACAATAGTAGAAGTTGACGCTTATTTAAAGAAAGAATTTAAAGGCATAGTTACAGAAATCGCGAATTCTGCTGCTGGAACTTTAACAGCAGATCAGGTAACTAACTTTAGAGTTAAAGTTAGAATACTTGAAGAATCTTATCTAGACCTTATGGAAGGTAAGCCAGATTTTTATTCGCCATTTAGACCAGGAATGACTGCTACTGTAGATGTTATTACTGATAAACGTAATAAGATTGTCGCAGTTCCAATAAGTTCAATTGTTATAAAAACAGATACATCTTCAGTTAAAAAAGATTATAAACAAAGGTCTTCAGAAACTATTAAACCTGAAAGTGAAGAGAAATTTGAATGTGTTTTTATTTCTGAAAATGGTGAGGCTAAGTTAAGAGTTGTCAAAACCGGAATCCAAGATGATACTAATATTGAAGTGATTTCAGGGTTAAAGGAAAATGATGAAATTATTACTGGTCCATATAACATTGTTTCTAAAACCTTAAATTCTGGCGATAAAATAAAAGACAAAAACACAGGAAAAGATGAAGAAGTATCTTCTGATGAATAA
- the tsaB gene encoding tRNA (adenosine(37)-N6)-threonylcarbamoyltransferase complex dimerization subunit type 1 TsaB, with the protein MAILLNIETSTTNCSVSLSKEGETLVLKEDNNVNYSHAESLHVFIDDVIKSAKLTLKEIDAIAVSKGPGSYTGLRIGVSAAKGLCYALNIPLISVSTLNALAHQVKINQGNIVPMLDARRLEVYSAIYSNSYAELRNVEAQVLDDNSFSEYLEDGKVYFIGNGVEKTKKMIDHPNAVFVEGKLPSANEMSFLAYQKYKKSDIEDVAYFEPFYLKDFIALKSKK; encoded by the coding sequence ATGGCAATCCTATTAAATATAGAAACGTCAACAACAAATTGCTCAGTCTCTCTTTCAAAAGAAGGAGAGACTTTAGTTTTAAAGGAAGATAATAATGTTAATTATTCGCATGCAGAATCATTACACGTTTTTATCGATGATGTAATTAAATCTGCGAAACTCACCCTTAAGGAAATTGATGCAATTGCTGTGAGTAAAGGGCCAGGTTCTTATACAGGATTACGAATTGGAGTTTCAGCGGCTAAAGGTCTTTGTTATGCGTTAAATATTCCGCTTATTTCTGTATCAACCTTAAATGCGTTGGCACATCAGGTAAAAATTAATCAAGGAAATATTGTGCCAATGTTAGATGCGCGTCGTTTAGAAGTGTATTCTGCTATTTATAGCAATTCTTATGCTGAATTAAGAAATGTTGAAGCTCAAGTTTTAGATGATAATTCATTTTCAGAGTATTTAGAAGATGGTAAAGTTTATTTTATTGGTAATGGTGTTGAGAAAACAAAAAAAATGATAGACCATCCAAATGCTGTTTTTGTCGAAGGGAAGTTGCCTTCAGCAAATGAAATGAGTTTTTTAGCGTACCAAAAGTATAAAAAAAGCGACATCGAAGATGTCGCCTATTTTGAGCCATTTTATTTAAAAGATTTTATAGCATTAAAATCTAAAAAATAA
- a CDS encoding mechanosensitive ion channel family protein yields MDLQKWIDKGFEIIIDFGPKVVGAIAIWIIGSWIIKSLIKGLRKTMEKRDYDESLKKFLLNLLGWVLKIVLIIVVLGTVGVETTSFAAILAAAGLAIGLALQGSLGNFAGGVLLMIFKPMKVGDLIEAQGELGVVKEIEIFTTKLTGLSNREIIIPNGALSNGNIINYTTEGTRRVDLVFGVGYDSDIKKTKEVLTKVLTSHPKVLKDPAPAVTVMELADSSINFAVRPWCNSEDYWDVYFDVTENTKEALDAAGIEIPYPHQVEIHKNE; encoded by the coding sequence ATGGATTTACAAAAATGGATAGATAAAGGCTTCGAAATTATTATTGATTTCGGACCTAAAGTAGTGGGAGCAATAGCCATCTGGATTATTGGCTCATGGATTATTAAGTCTTTAATTAAAGGCTTAAGAAAAACTATGGAAAAAAGAGATTATGACGAAAGTCTCAAAAAATTCTTATTAAACTTATTAGGTTGGGTTTTAAAAATTGTACTCATTATAGTTGTTCTAGGAACTGTAGGTGTAGAAACAACATCTTTTGCTGCTATTCTTGCAGCTGCAGGTCTTGCAATTGGATTAGCACTTCAAGGCTCTCTTGGTAATTTTGCAGGAGGTGTTTTACTTATGATTTTTAAACCAATGAAAGTTGGAGATTTAATTGAAGCACAAGGAGAGTTAGGAGTTGTAAAAGAAATTGAGATTTTTACAACCAAACTAACTGGACTTTCTAATAGAGAAATCATTATTCCTAATGGAGCGCTTTCTAATGGTAATATTATTAATTATACTACTGAAGGTACTAGACGTGTCGATTTAGTTTTTGGTGTTGGTTATGATTCTGACATCAAAAAAACTAAAGAAGTGCTTACAAAAGTATTAACATCGCATCCTAAAGTACTTAAAGACCCTGCTCCTGCTGTAACTGTTATGGAGTTAGCTGATAGTTCTATAAATTTTGCTGTACGTCCTTGGTGTAATAGTGAAGATTATTGGGATGTATATTTTGATGTTACTGAAAACACTAAAGAAGCTCTTGATGCTGCTGGAATTGAAATCCCTTATCCTCATCAAGTTGAAATACACAAAAATGAATAG
- a CDS encoding NifU family protein, protein MENVTISIKTTSNPTIIKFEADQFLTKHESFEFNTIDDAAPSPLAQQLFYLPFVKKVYISGNFIAVERFNIVEWLDVQDEVAEQIETYINKGGVIISDTSAKKKVPVTIYAESTPNPAVIKFVANKKLVNNYHEYKSIDDAKNSPFASELFHFPFVKSVFLDENFVSITKYDIADWNEITLELREFIRVYIENAKEIVLIDENNSIEKSNEVLDTKFEAHDDISKEIINILEEYVKPAVASDGGNIEFQSYDEDSKTVKVILQGACSGCPSSTFTLKNGIENMLKEMLNGKVNTVEAING, encoded by the coding sequence ATGGAAAACGTGACAATTTCAATTAAAACCACTTCCAATCCGACTATAATTAAATTTGAAGCTGACCAATTTCTAACTAAACACGAGAGCTTTGAATTCAACACTATTGATGATGCTGCACCATCTCCTTTAGCTCAGCAATTATTTTACTTGCCTTTTGTGAAAAAAGTTTACATTTCAGGGAATTTTATAGCTGTAGAACGCTTCAATATTGTAGAATGGTTAGATGTACAAGATGAAGTTGCTGAACAAATCGAAACTTACATAAACAAAGGAGGTGTTATAATCTCTGATACTTCTGCAAAAAAGAAAGTGCCTGTTACTATTTATGCTGAAAGCACTCCAAATCCAGCAGTGATTAAATTCGTTGCCAATAAAAAACTAGTTAATAACTATCATGAGTATAAGTCTATAGACGATGCAAAAAACTCACCTTTTGCATCTGAATTGTTTCATTTTCCTTTTGTGAAAAGTGTTTTTTTAGATGAAAACTTTGTTTCTATAACTAAATATGATATTGCGGATTGGAATGAAATCACATTGGAGTTACGTGAATTTATTAGAGTTTATATTGAAAACGCAAAAGAGATCGTACTCATTGACGAAAATAATTCTATTGAAAAATCGAATGAAGTTCTAGACACTAAATTTGAAGCTCATGATGATATTTCGAAAGAGATAATCAATATTCTTGAAGAATATGTTAAACCTGCTGTAGCAAGTGATGGTGGCAATATTGAATTTCAATCCTATGATGAAGATAGTAAAACGGTAAAAGTTATATTACAAGGCGCTTGTAGTGGATGCCCTTCTTCCACATTTACTCTAAAAAATGGTATAGAAAATATGCTAAAGGAAATGTTAAACGGAAAAGTTAATACTGTAGAAGCCATTAACGGCTAG